CTAAAGTATTAACATCTCAAAAAGTTACTACGCATTGGGAAGATATTGAAGATTTAGAAAAAGATTTCCCTTCTTTAGATGTTCAAAAAAATGTTAGATGGGTAGATGAGGGCGATATTATAACGTCTGCTGGAATATCTGCTGGTATTGATATGAGTTTACATATTGTTTCAAAAATACGCTCAAATGATTTAGCAAAACAAACAGCAAAACAAATGGACTTTGATTGGAAAAAAAATACTTAAGATTTAATGTTTAAAATTAAATTTGTATTTAATCTATTCTACTACAATGCACTAAGTTAAAAAAAAGAGATTATATGAAAAAAGCCACCAAAAAAGAAATACAAATAATTAAAGAAGCTTTTGTAAAAAAGTATGCAGATGCTGTTACAGAGCTTAATTATACTAATGACTACGAATTGTTGATTGCTATCATATTATCAGCTCAATGTACGGATAAGAGAGTTAATATTATAACTCCAGCACTTTTTGAAAAATACCCCACTGTCTTTGAATTAGTGGATGCATCTTTAGATGATGTAAAAGATTTATTGAAATCCTGTTCATTCTTCAATAACAAAGCAAAAAACATCATTAAGATGGCTCACAGCGTTATTGAAGATTTTGAAGGTGATATCCCACATGTACAAAAAAAACTTATGACTTTAGCAGGGGTAGGTAATAAAACAGCCAATGTTTTTATGATTGAAAGTGAAGGTGCAAATTTAATGGCTGTGGATACTCACGTTTTTAGAGTATCTCACCGCTTAGGATTAAGTGATGGTAAAAATGTGACAGAAACAGAAAAACACTTAGTTACTAGATTAAAAGATGATTTACATATTTTTCATCAAGCCATGGTTTTATTTGGAAGATATACTTGTAAAGCAATCAAACCAGACTGTGATAATTGTTTGTTTCCTCATGTATGCAAAACAAAAGAAACCTTTCACGTTTAAATCTTACATACAAAGTGCTTTAGTGATATAGAGTAATAGTTATAATTGATATTTTTTGAATTAATAGTGGCTATTTCTTTAAATTATTAAATTTAAACCATCTTTAAGAAAAACCCCTTGACAAAGAGACTAAAACCTCCTATAATTCCCGTCCAAATCAAGTGT
This genomic interval from Campylobacteraceae bacterium contains the following:
- the nth gene encoding endonuclease III; its protein translation is MKKATKKEIQIIKEAFVKKYADAVTELNYTNDYELLIAIILSAQCTDKRVNIITPALFEKYPTVFELVDASLDDVKDLLKSCSFFNNKAKNIIKMAHSVIEDFEGDIPHVQKKLMTLAGVGNKTANVFMIESEGANLMAVDTHVFRVSHRLGLSDGKNVTETEKHLVTRLKDDLHIFHQAMVLFGRYTCKAIKPDCDNCLFPHVCKTKETFHV